GTATCGAGTGACGACTACATGAACTTCTCATTCCTTGGCGGCCCCCTGTTAGACGGCTACATCCCGCAGCGGCGTTTCTTTGCCCCGGACCACCTCCCCTTCTATTTTCTCGTTCAATATGCCTGGGTCTGGCTCTTCGGCGCGAGCGCGTGGAGCATCCGCATGCTTTCCGTAAGTCTTGGCGCCGCCACGGTCCCGTTGGTGTATGCGGTAGCCCGGCTTTTCTCCGGGCGCCGCGCCAGCCTGCTCGCTGCCCTGCTGACCGCGGTTTCGCCATTCCACCTCATCTACGCACGGATCATGTGCTACAACGCCATGTTCGAGGTCATGGGCCTGCTTTCCCTGTACGGGTTATTGTGTGCGGCGCGAGGGGGGGGGCGCCGCTGGTGGACCCTGAACCTCGCAAACAATATCCTGATGGTTTTCACGCATATCATGGCCACGCTCCTGTGGTTTGCACAGGGCTTGTTCCTGCTGGCCTCCAGCCGTTTCGCGGGCAAGAGACGCTTCAAGGTCTTCCTCTGGTGGTCCCTTCCACAGGTGATATCCCTGGTCGTTCCACTGGCGTGGCTCTATCCCCAGTTCCCCTATGTCGCCGCGCCTGGCGAAGACGCGTTTGAAGTGCATCCAGCCACCGTGCTCGTAGACACCTTCGCGGACGACGCGATCGCGCTCAGCCAACCCTGGTTGTTCTGGACCTCACACCGTTCCCCGGAAATTTCGGACCCTTACGACGGATTCCGCCGCGGAACCACGCTCGACGGATGGATGAACCGTGCGCTGGCCGCATTCGTTGTCATCTGCGTCACGTGGCTCATTCTCCGCGCCGCCTGCCGCGCGCGCGCGCAGGACTCCGTTCCGCCTGATTGGAGCCTGCTGTTGTTCCTGGCTCTCGTTCCGGTACTGGTGTTGGCCCTCTTATCGTATGTGGTGCGGCCCTGCTTGCAGGCCCAGTACACGCCTTACGGCTCGCATGCCCTCTATATCGTCACAGGCGCAGCACTGGCGGCTATACCCCGGCCCTGGTTCCGGCGGGCCGCAATTTCTGGTCTGTTGCTCATTTACGGCTATCAACTCTCGCTCGTCCTGCCTGGTTCGATGGGGGTGGACTGGGCTTCGGCCGCCCGATTGCTCGAAGCGGAAGCGAACCAGGACGACCTCATCCTTGTCCGGGGCCGAATATATTCGACTGACAACTTCCGCGCAAACGCACCGAAGCTCCGCACCGAAGTTCTTCCCGCGTACTCGCTGCAATCCATATGCAGAAAGAGCGCACGCTTCTTGAATACGTACGGCGCAGCTGACCCGCAACGAACCGTATGGGCCGTGATTGTCGTGATGTATGATTATCCTCCTTTGCCGATGGAACGTTTTGAAGCCATGTTGCACGCCCAGGGACTCGTGTTTACCAAGCGCTTCTTCCCCGGCATGGGAGGCCTGGCCCTGTACGAAATCCAGCGTTCTCCCCACCCCCCCGCGCGGGAGGATGTCGTCCTCTCCGATTGTTGGCCCGGCAGCACGCAGACGGCCGGGCTGCTACCCCGGGAACTGGCGGAAGCGCTGACCCCGGAGGAAAGAGCCGCGCTCCCCTGGTTCCTCGGAAATCAGCCGCCCGCGGGCGCGATCAGCTGGTCGCTTGCTGCGATCGCCGCAGCAGACGAGGGCTTTCCAGAGCTGGCGGAACGATTCGCGCACGCGGCCATCGCTTCGCGCCCAAACTCCGCTCTGGGCTACTTCGCCCTTGCCATCAGCCTTTGGGAACAGGATGCGGTCGAGGCGGCCATGACGGCGTACGCAACAGCGCTTGACCTGGACCGTGTCCGTTTCTTTCAACTGTATGCGGACTTGTTGGACGGGCTCTACGTCGGGAGCGCGGCGAGTGCGGCGGGTGCGGCGCTCGCGCGTCTGGATAAACTGGGCGCCTGGGTGCCCGAAGTGCTTCGCATGCGGGCGGGCGGCTCCCGGTTCGCCGCGGAATTGCAGGGCGCGCGCTGGAACCGCGTCCCCCGTGAGTAGACGCGCCGGGCCACCGGGATACCTTCGTCACGTCGCCGTAACGCACTTCGGCCCCGCTCGGCACCGAACCTCCATCCCCACAGTTTGCAGTCTCGTGCAAAGGGCATACAGCCTCGAACGAGGCAGCCCGGCCGCCTGCGACGTCATCCGGACTCTGGACGGCACTTGCCGCTTCCCGCTATACTTGGCGCAATTCGACGCGTCTTATCGGCGCTGCCGGCGGATGAGGGCGGCGCCTGGGAGAAAGCCGCCTCATGGCTTTGGCGGACATCCAAGCGGACCCGGCGGCGGTGCGCCCTCGAGCCGGCGGCAGACGTTGTCTCCGAGAGGCGTTTGTAGTGCTGGCCATCGTTCTCCTGGCGGTCGCACTGCGCTTCTACCGCCTCGACGAACAGTCGTTGTGGCTCGATGAGTTCCTGGCCTTCCGGCATCTGCAAGCCCCCGGCCTCGGCGCGCACATCACCCTGCTCGGCACCGTGGCGCCTGAGCAGATGGGCTCGCCGTTGTATTACATCCTTCAGTACTATTCGGCCCGCGCCGTCGGATTCTCCCCGGAGAGACTGCGGCTTTTACCCGTCGTGATCTCGCTCGCCGCCATACCGCTGCTCTACGGGCTCACGCGGCGCCTTGCCGGGAGGAAGGCGGCTCGCATCGCCGCCCTGTGCCTTGCCCTGTCGCCTCAGCACATCTGGCATGCGCAGGAACTGCGCACTTACGAACTCGTCTTACTCCTGGCCACCATATCCGTCTGGACTTTCCTGCGTGCCTATGGGGAAAACCGACGCATATGGTGGTTGGCCAATCTAACGGCGAACACGCTCCTGGCCTGGTCGCACCTCTTCTCCGTCCTTCTAATCCTCATCGAGGGGCTTTTCTTGCTGATTTTCTCCCGGCGCTCCCCGCGGCGCCTGGCGGGATGGAGCGCAGCCCAATTGCTGCTCCTGACGCCGTGGGCCGTCTGGATGCTTGGCATACCCTATACGCACTATTTCTACTCGCCGGGGCTGAGCGCGTGGGAGATCTTCTGCAATATCGCCGGCGGCGACATCGTCCGTTACCACAGCGATATCCTCCCCGCCTGGAAGACCCATCCTGCGGGCGCCGCAACTGCCCGGTTTCCCGCCCTGATACCGTGGGGCCGTTGGCTCGATCCGCTGTTGCTCGCCTTGTTCACGGGCGCGGTCGCCTGGTCCCTCGTGCGGTTGGCGGGTAACCTGCTGAAGGACCGGAAAGGCCTTCCGAAGACCGCGACACACATGACCGCCCCTTTGCACGACCCCGCGGACGACGTGAGCGCCCGCACAACGGCCCGGCAGGAACGCGAGTCTCTGACGTTCCTGTTCCTGCTGTTAGCGTTGCCGGGACTTCTGCTCGCCGCCTTTGAGGTCTTGCTGCATCGTGTGGCCATGTGCCCCATGTACTCGATGTACAATCAGATAGCCTTGTACACTATGGTGGGCGCGGGTTTGACGGCTCTGCCCGCAGCGGCCCGGAAGTGCGGCATCCTGCTGCTGCTGGGCCTGTACGCGTACCAGCTGCTGGTGTTTCTGCCCGAAGTGACCCGCACCAACTGGAAGGCAGCCGCGGCAAGTATTCGCGAGCAGTGGGGGCCGGACGACCAAGTTCTTCATTTCGAACTGCTCTGGCCCGAAGACGAACTACGGCACTATCTCGCGTCTCCGTCGCGTTTCACCAAGGTCCGCACCTTTCAGGCCGCCTGCGACGACTGTGTGCGACTGCTTGAGGCGCCCGTCGCGAATCCGGACCCCGGTCGCAAACGCGTTTGGGTCGTCTTCGCGCGCACCTTCCTGCAATGGATCTTCCCCACCTTCAACCCTGTCGCCTCGCTGAAGCAGTCCCTGGAGCAAAGGGGTCTGACAGCCACCTTCGAGGAGTTTCCCGGACATTACAACGTCGTGATATGCCGCGTGGAAAGAGGCAAGGCCGAACCGCGCGGCTTGGGGCTGCCCGTGCCCGAGTTGACCCCGGGCGGGTATCCCTGGCTCTCGCCGCTACGGCCGATTGACTACCCGGCGGTATTGAGGGAGCTGGGTTTCAAAGACCTTGACGTCGCTCGGCAAGAGGGACTGACCCAAGCCTTGCGGGAATCGCTGGACCACTGGCCTCTCGACCTATTTCCACTGAGTTCGAAGTTCTGCTACCTCGCGCCCGTGATGGACCTCGCCCGGCGCGGGCATACCGGCCTTGCGATAGCGTTGGCCCGGCGGGCCGAAACGGAATACCCCGATTTTGGCCTCCTGCAAGTTGCCCTCGCCGCCGTCTCCTTGACGAGGCAAGATATTCCGGCGGCCCAGGCAATGCTCACGCGCGCCGCGGAAATGCACCGCGGGCTCGGCCCTGTCCTTGCACCGCTCATAAACGCGCTGACCCGCACCCGTGATCCGGAGACCCTTTGCGGCCACATTCGAAGACTGGACCAGATGGGCGTGTTCTTCGCTCCCGCACTGCACGACGCCTGCTGCCGT
The sequence above is drawn from the Candidatus Hydrogenedentota bacterium genome and encodes:
- a CDS encoding glycosyltransferase family 39 protein, with protein sequence MALADIQADPAAVRPRAGGRRCLREAFVVLAIVLLAVALRFYRLDEQSLWLDEFLAFRHLQAPGLGAHITLLGTVAPEQMGSPLYYILQYYSARAVGFSPERLRLLPVVISLAAIPLLYGLTRRLAGRKAARIAALCLALSPQHIWHAQELRTYELVLLLATISVWTFLRAYGENRRIWWLANLTANTLLAWSHLFSVLLILIEGLFLLIFSRRSPRRLAGWSAAQLLLLTPWAVWMLGIPYTHYFYSPGLSAWEIFCNIAGGDIVRYHSDILPAWKTHPAGAATARFPALIPWGRWLDPLLLALFTGAVAWSLVRLAGNLLKDRKGLPKTATHMTAPLHDPADDVSARTTARQERESLTFLFLLLALPGLLLAAFEVLLHRVAMCPMYSMYNQIALYTMVGAGLTALPAAARKCGILLLLGLYAYQLLVFLPEVTRTNWKAAAASIREQWGPDDQVLHFELLWPEDELRHYLASPSRFTKVRTFQAACDDCVRLLEAPVANPDPGRKRVWVVFARTFLQWIFPTFNPVASLKQSLEQRGLTATFEEFPGHYNVVICRVERGKAEPRGLGLPVPELTPGGYPWLSPLRPIDYPAVLRELGFKDLDVARQEGLTQALRESLDHWPLDLFPLSSKFCYLAPVMDLARRGHTGLAIALARRAETEYPDFGLLQVALAAVSLTRQDIPAAQAMLTRAAEMHRGLGPVLAPLINALTRTRDPETLCGHIRRLDQMGVFFAPALHDACCRPRE
- a CDS encoding glycosyltransferase family 39 protein is translated as MADADGMVPSDHHSGKPCGDRTVNWGGCAAVLALTGLGLALRLYRLEEVSVSSDDYMNFSFLGGPLLDGYIPQRRFFAPDHLPFYFLVQYAWVWLFGASAWSIRMLSVSLGAATVPLVYAVARLFSGRRASLLAALLTAVSPFHLIYARIMCYNAMFEVMGLLSLYGLLCAARGGGRRWWTLNLANNILMVFTHIMATLLWFAQGLFLLASSRFAGKRRFKVFLWWSLPQVISLVVPLAWLYPQFPYVAAPGEDAFEVHPATVLVDTFADDAIALSQPWLFWTSHRSPEISDPYDGFRRGTTLDGWMNRALAAFVVICVTWLILRAACRARAQDSVPPDWSLLLFLALVPVLVLALLSYVVRPCLQAQYTPYGSHALYIVTGAALAAIPRPWFRRAAISGLLLIYGYQLSLVLPGSMGVDWASAARLLEAEANQDDLILVRGRIYSTDNFRANAPKLRTEVLPAYSLQSICRKSARFLNTYGAADPQRTVWAVIVVMYDYPPLPMERFEAMLHAQGLVFTKRFFPGMGGLALYEIQRSPHPPAREDVVLSDCWPGSTQTAGLLPRELAEALTPEERAALPWFLGNQPPAGAISWSLAAIAAADEGFPELAERFAHAAIASRPNSALGYFALAISLWEQDAVEAAMTAYATALDLDRVRFFQLYADLLDGLYVGSAASAAGAALARLDKLGAWVPEVLRMRAGGSRFAAELQGARWNRVPRE